One stretch of Pseudomonas fluorescens Q2-87 DNA includes these proteins:
- a CDS encoding NAD-dependent succinate-semialdehyde dehydrogenase, which translates to MKHLLKDPTLWRTGAYIGGEWLDETPHGRYTLRNPVDQTVLIELPRCRETEVRRAIDAAQEAFGPWRRLTAKRRGEVLRRWYELMVEHREDIATLITLEEGKPLDEARGEVDYAASFVRWFSEEATRVRGDLIPGVKDTQRIVTLREPIGVCAAITPWNFPAAMITRKAAPALAAGCTMVVKPASQTPMTALALAELAQRAGVPAGVFSVITGNDTRDIAGELTANPLVRKLTFTGSTEVGRLLLAQAAQTVKKCSMELGGNAPFIVFDDADLDAAADGVMLAKFRNSGQSCIGANRVLVQAGVYDALAERIVERVARLKVGNGLEPGVQVGPMIDEAAVQKSQALVDGALAQGARLLAGGSRHAIGAGFFQPTVLADVTHGMRIAREEIFGPVMPLLRFETDDDAIAMANDSEYGLAAYLYSRDAARIWRNAARIESGMVGINCGLISNEVAPFGGVKQSGLGREGSHLGIDEFLEVKYLCWDGLESV; encoded by the coding sequence GTGAAGCATTTATTGAAAGATCCCACCCTGTGGCGTACCGGTGCCTATATCGGTGGCGAGTGGCTGGACGAGACGCCCCATGGTCGGTACACGCTGCGTAATCCAGTCGATCAAACGGTACTTATCGAGCTGCCACGCTGCCGCGAAACCGAAGTGCGCCGCGCCATCGATGCCGCGCAGGAGGCCTTTGGTCCATGGCGCCGCTTGACGGCCAAGCGCCGTGGCGAGGTGCTGCGCCGCTGGTATGAGTTGATGGTTGAACATCGCGAGGATATCGCCACGCTGATCACCTTGGAGGAGGGCAAGCCACTGGACGAGGCCCGTGGTGAAGTCGATTACGCCGCTTCCTTCGTGCGATGGTTTTCGGAGGAGGCCACGCGAGTACGCGGTGACCTGATCCCTGGCGTGAAAGACACCCAGCGTATCGTCACCTTGCGGGAGCCTATAGGGGTTTGTGCTGCGATTACCCCATGGAACTTCCCTGCGGCGATGATCACCCGCAAGGCGGCTCCAGCGCTTGCGGCGGGCTGCACGATGGTGGTGAAACCGGCAAGCCAGACACCCATGACCGCGCTGGCGCTCGCTGAGTTGGCGCAACGCGCTGGGGTGCCCGCCGGTGTCTTCAGTGTGATCACGGGCAATGACACCCGAGACATCGCCGGAGAGCTCACGGCCAACCCGTTGGTGCGCAAGCTCACTTTCACCGGGTCTACAGAAGTGGGCCGGCTGCTGTTGGCGCAAGCGGCGCAAACCGTCAAGAAGTGCTCGATGGAATTGGGCGGCAACGCCCCGTTCATTGTCTTCGACGATGCTGATCTTGACGCTGCCGCTGACGGGGTGATGTTGGCCAAGTTTCGCAACAGCGGCCAATCCTGCATCGGCGCGAACCGTGTATTGGTGCAGGCTGGGGTGTATGACGCGCTGGCCGAGCGCATTGTCGAACGCGTGGCACGTCTGAAAGTGGGCAACGGTTTGGAGCCCGGTGTGCAGGTGGGGCCCATGATCGATGAAGCGGCGGTGCAGAAATCGCAAGCGCTTGTCGACGGTGCCCTGGCGCAAGGTGCCCGATTGCTGGCGGGTGGCAGCCGTCACGCCATCGGCGCAGGTTTCTTCCAACCCACGGTGCTCGCCGATGTGACGCATGGGATGCGGATCGCCCGGGAGGAGATCTTCGGCCCGGTCATGCCGCTGCTGCGTTTCGAGACGGATGACGACGCGATCGCAATGGCCAACGACAGCGAGTATGGCTTGGCCGCCTACTTGTACAGCCGTGATGCGGCGCGTATCTGGCGCAATGCTGCACGCATCGAGTCGGGCATGGTCGGGATCAACTGCGGTTTGATATCCAATGAAGTCGCCCCCTTTGGCGGGGTGAAGCAGAGCGGTCTTGGGCGAGAAGGATCCCACCTTGGCATCGACGAATTCCTGGAGGTGAAATACCTCTGTTGGGATGGCCTCGAAAGCGTCTGA
- a CDS encoding FAD-dependent oxidoreductase has translation MIAAVKKVLVIGGGFSGMTAAIQLARQGVEVDLVEIDPLWCPLGAGITLSGPTLRALDTVGILERVAEEGYLSTDFDVFSPAGDLIVQLALRPPVSHKQIPCGGGILRPVLARIFADKTREVGTHVRLGITFDSIVERGDGVEVSFTDGTAGRYDLVIAADGVHSRIRKELFAGAPSPRPIHQSVWRAVLKRPPEIVRPTHWLGRTKVGVNPISATHMYMFLMENRDSSEWIDPANWPSEMARLLGEFPAPILQTLVPQLYKPGASIDYRPLANLLVPLPWHKGRIVMIGDTVHATTPHLASGAGIGIESAIVLAEELFAASDLQAALSRFEARRWERCQLVVENSARLCEIEKSGGDKQEHARIMGDSMATLAEPI, from the coding sequence ATGATTGCAGCAGTCAAGAAGGTCCTGGTTATCGGAGGTGGGTTTTCCGGTATGACAGCGGCCATCCAGCTCGCCCGTCAGGGCGTCGAAGTGGATCTGGTGGAAATAGATCCGTTGTGGTGCCCCCTGGGGGCAGGTATTACGCTGAGCGGTCCCACGCTGCGAGCGCTGGATACCGTTGGCATTCTTGAACGGGTGGCCGAGGAAGGGTATCTCTCCACCGATTTCGATGTGTTCTCACCGGCAGGCGACCTGATCGTGCAGTTGGCGCTTCGGCCTCCCGTCAGCCATAAGCAGATCCCCTGTGGCGGCGGCATCCTGCGCCCGGTGCTGGCTCGGATCTTCGCCGATAAGACCCGGGAAGTGGGCACTCACGTGCGCCTTGGCATTACCTTCGACAGTATCGTCGAGCGGGGGGATGGCGTTGAAGTGTCTTTCACCGACGGGACCGCTGGGCGCTATGACCTGGTCATCGCCGCCGATGGCGTGCATTCGCGGATACGAAAGGAGCTGTTTGCCGGGGCTCCATCGCCCAGACCCATACACCAGAGTGTCTGGCGTGCGGTGTTGAAGCGACCGCCGGAAATCGTCCGTCCTACTCATTGGCTGGGACGCACCAAGGTCGGTGTCAATCCGATTTCCGCCACCCATATGTACATGTTCCTCATGGAAAACCGCGACTCTAGCGAGTGGATTGATCCGGCGAATTGGCCAAGCGAAATGGCGCGCCTGTTGGGTGAGTTCCCGGCCCCGATCCTGCAGACGCTGGTGCCGCAACTGTACAAGCCGGGCGCCAGTATCGACTACCGCCCGCTGGCCAATCTGTTGGTACCGCTGCCATGGCATAAAGGCCGCATCGTGATGATCGGCGATACGGTGCATGCCACCACGCCGCATCTGGCATCCGGGGCCGGCATTGGTATCGAGAGCGCCATTGTGCTGGCCGAAGAGCTGTTCGCCGCCAGCGATCTACAGGCTGCCCTCAGCCGGTTCGAAGCTCGGCGCTGGGAGCGTTGCCAGTTAGTGGTCGAGAATTCCGCACGGCTGTGCGAGATCGAAAAGAGCGGCGGCGACAAGCAGGAGCATGCGCGGATCATGGGCGACTCCATGGCGACGTTGGCTGAGCCAATCTGA
- a CDS encoding glucose 1-dehydrogenase, with amino-acid sequence MENVSQAPLILITGGSRGVGAATARLAASKGYDVAISYVTNEAAALAVTADIEALGRRALAMRADSADPEQVAHLFAAIDRTFGRIDVLVNNAGMLSVQSRLEDLGFERMQRIFAVNAIGPILCAQQAVKRMSYRHNGPGGVVINVSSASARLGSPNEYVDYAASKGALETFTIGLAKEVAREGIRVNCIRPGHIYTEMHASGGEPGRVDRVKDSIPMGRGGQPEEVARAILWLASAEASFVTGTFLDVTGGK; translated from the coding sequence ATGGAAAACGTCTCGCAGGCACCGCTGATTCTGATAACCGGCGGCAGTCGCGGAGTGGGTGCCGCCACCGCACGGCTAGCCGCCTCAAAAGGCTATGACGTCGCAATCAGCTACGTAACCAACGAGGCCGCGGCACTGGCTGTAACAGCCGATATAGAAGCGTTGGGTCGCCGGGCGCTGGCCATGCGGGCCGACAGTGCGGACCCCGAGCAGGTCGCCCATTTGTTCGCGGCCATTGATCGAACGTTCGGACGTATCGACGTACTGGTCAATAACGCTGGGATGCTGTCGGTACAATCGCGCCTGGAGGACCTCGGCTTCGAACGCATGCAGCGCATCTTTGCGGTCAATGCCATTGGTCCGATTCTCTGTGCCCAGCAGGCGGTGAAGCGCATGTCTTACCGGCACAACGGTCCGGGCGGCGTGGTGATCAATGTCTCTTCGGCATCGGCGCGCCTGGGCAGTCCCAATGAATATGTCGACTACGCGGCGTCAAAGGGAGCCCTGGAAACCTTCACCATCGGGTTGGCCAAAGAGGTGGCGCGAGAAGGAATCCGCGTCAACTGTATTCGCCCCGGCCACATCTACACCGAAATGCATGCCAGTGGCGGCGAACCGGGGCGGGTCGATCGCGTCAAGGACTCGATCCCCATGGGCCGGGGCGGTCAGCCAGAAGAAGTGGCCCGGGCCATCTTATGGCTGGCCAGTGCGGAGGCATCGTTCGTTACTGGTACGTTTCTCGATGTGACGGGTGGGAAATGA
- a CDS encoding dihydrodipicolinate synthase family protein has translation MATYQKADARVWARDNLIGCSAVTIPSFSADLKRLNERGIRHDIELTVGLGYSATLLCSELAITPQENAQFTAWARESGKDLILFFHAAFGTLAENIEAVKLAEKAGADIVLLSYPPQFWPTNEQEIYDYTKSFCDATDLAVMLFPIPLWGFERVHPAGMSLELVRRLLKDCPNIAAIKSEQGFPLPAGICEMYYHFRDQVVISCPIEGDAIPLMSLMKLQFSGTSNTAWMSDYYPKAFELARTGRFEEAMELYWKVNPARSANGAAAQSYAGGTGVLNRTMWKYQDWLAGFNGGPLRAPAMRVPDRFMKSLRQGLVAAGLPVTSDPDSAFMIGRHPC, from the coding sequence ATGGCTACCTACCAGAAAGCTGATGCCCGTGTCTGGGCCCGCGACAACCTGATTGGCTGCTCGGCCGTCACCATCCCCAGCTTCAGCGCCGACTTGAAGCGTCTCAATGAGCGCGGCATTCGCCACGACATCGAACTGACGGTCGGATTGGGCTACAGCGCCACATTGCTGTGCAGCGAGTTGGCGATCACTCCCCAGGAAAATGCCCAGTTCACCGCCTGGGCCCGGGAGTCGGGGAAAGACTTGATCCTGTTCTTCCATGCGGCTTTTGGCACCCTCGCCGAGAACATCGAGGCGGTGAAGCTCGCCGAGAAAGCGGGGGCAGACATCGTGCTGCTCTCGTACCCACCGCAGTTCTGGCCGACCAACGAGCAGGAAATCTACGACTACACCAAGTCATTCTGCGATGCGACGGACCTGGCGGTCATGCTGTTCCCGATTCCGCTCTGGGGCTTTGAACGCGTGCATCCGGCGGGCATGTCGCTGGAGCTGGTGCGTCGTTTGTTGAAAGACTGTCCGAACATCGCGGCCATCAAGTCCGAGCAGGGATTCCCTCTGCCGGCCGGCATCTGCGAGATGTATTACCACTTCCGTGACCAGGTCGTGATCAGTTGCCCGATCGAAGGCGATGCCATTCCGTTGATGAGCCTGATGAAGCTGCAATTTTCCGGCACCAGCAACACCGCGTGGATGAGCGACTACTACCCCAAGGCATTCGAACTGGCGCGCACGGGCCGGTTCGAGGAGGCAATGGAACTGTACTGGAAGGTCAACCCGGCACGCAGTGCCAACGGCGCCGCCGCCCAGAGCTATGCGGGCGGCACCGGGGTACTCAATCGCACAATGTGGAAGTACCAGGACTGGCTCGCCGGCTTTAACGGCGGCCCACTGCGTGCCCCGGCGATGCGCGTGCCGGATCGCTTCATGAAGTCTTTGCGTCAAGGGCTGGTTGCGGCGGGTCTGCCGGTGACTTCCGATCCTGATAGCGCCTTCATGATCGGGCGTCACCCTTGCTGA
- a CDS encoding EamA family transporter has protein sequence MPIHITLLVLFAALLHAGWNALLRGGADRLWSMTVMCIAVAIASAIAAVFLVPPAAASWGYAVLSALLHVGYNLFLVRSYRVGDLGQVYPISRGSSPVLITLGGAVFAGESIAPGALLGIALVSGGIISLAFRGRNLSVPSLPYALGTGCFIAAYSVTDGIGARLSGAPLAYTVWMSVLWGVLMPAVYIGLRDARSLFCVRPGVLAALSGGLVSLLAYGIVIYAMNEAPLGAVSALRETSVLFAVLIGYAFLGETLTVRRLLACAVIASGTLIIG, from the coding sequence ATGCCTATCCATATCACTTTGCTGGTTCTTTTCGCCGCGCTCCTGCATGCCGGCTGGAATGCGCTGCTGCGTGGCGGCGCTGATCGACTGTGGTCGATGACAGTCATGTGCATCGCCGTGGCCATCGCCAGTGCCATCGCCGCGGTGTTCCTGGTGCCGCCAGCGGCTGCCAGTTGGGGCTATGCGGTGCTTTCGGCGTTGCTGCATGTCGGCTACAACCTGTTTCTGGTACGCAGCTACCGAGTCGGCGACCTCGGGCAGGTCTATCCGATTTCCCGTGGATCGTCACCGGTGCTGATCACCTTGGGCGGCGCCGTCTTCGCCGGAGAAAGCATCGCCCCCGGTGCGTTGCTGGGAATTGCGCTGGTGTCAGGCGGAATCATTTCGCTGGCCTTCAGGGGACGCAACCTGTCGGTTCCCAGCCTGCCCTATGCGCTGGGAACCGGCTGCTTCATCGCCGCCTATAGCGTCACCGATGGCATCGGCGCCAGGCTCTCCGGCGCGCCACTCGCCTATACCGTCTGGATGAGCGTCTTGTGGGGCGTGCTGATGCCGGCGGTCTACATCGGTCTGCGCGACGCCCGCAGCTTGTTCTGCGTGCGGCCCGGAGTATTGGCCGCGTTGTCCGGCGGGCTGGTCTCGCTGTTGGCCTATGGAATAGTTATCTACGCCATGAACGAAGCGCCCTTGGGCGCGGTATCGGCATTGCGCGAAACCAGCGTGCTGTTTGCCGTGTTGATTGGCTACGCATTCCTCGGCGAGACACTTACCGTCCGCCGGCTCCTGGCATGCGCAGTAATCGCCAGTGGCACCCTCATCATTGGCTGA
- a CDS encoding FadR/GntR family transcriptional regulator codes for MSGPADGAKKRGSLSQGLETVLSAHILEGRLRGGEQLPTETALMLEHGVSRTVVREAMSRLQAAGMVETRHGIGTFVRGSALSLETFIDPATIGIIVDSLAIMEFRIGLEVEAAALAAQRRTPVQLDELRVLLDQLGQRDVSVSERAALDFQFHLSVAQATGNPYLANTLRNLGVVIIPRSRLDSARLFHDEPLHYEQRVQSEHEQIYQAILNQDPEWARAAMRLHLSDSREHLHQVHEELEGG; via the coding sequence ATGAGCGGGCCCGCGGACGGTGCAAAGAAACGTGGCAGCCTTTCCCAGGGGCTTGAGACCGTGCTGTCGGCGCACATTCTTGAGGGGCGGCTGCGGGGCGGTGAACAGTTGCCCACCGAGACGGCCCTCATGCTTGAGCATGGGGTCAGCAGAACGGTGGTGCGCGAGGCCATGTCGCGTCTGCAAGCCGCTGGAATGGTTGAGACACGCCATGGCATCGGGACGTTTGTACGCGGTAGCGCGCTGTCGCTGGAAACCTTTATCGACCCGGCCACGATTGGCATCATCGTCGATTCGTTGGCGATCATGGAGTTTCGCATCGGTCTGGAGGTAGAAGCCGCCGCACTCGCTGCCCAGCGACGCACCCCCGTTCAGCTGGATGAATTGCGAGTTCTACTCGATCAGCTCGGGCAGCGTGACGTCAGCGTGAGTGAGCGGGCAGCGTTGGATTTCCAGTTCCATTTGAGCGTCGCCCAGGCGACAGGCAATCCGTACCTCGCCAATACACTTCGCAACCTTGGCGTCGTCATCATTCCGCGCAGCCGCCTGGATTCTGCGCGTCTTTTTCATGACGAACCTTTGCACTACGAACAGCGCGTGCAAAGCGAGCATGAGCAGATTTACCAGGCCATCCTGAATCAGGACCCGGAGTGGGCGCGCGCTGCCATGCGCTTGCACCTGAGTGATAGTCGCGAGCACCTGCATCAGGTTCATGAAGAGCTGGAAGGAGGGTAG
- a CDS encoding ornithine cyclodeaminase family protein, with amino-acid sequence MGCKLIAASMRARCASYLIALFNQKTMALSALIDGNRVTGLRTAATAALAVDLLAPKRALRVGVIGAGFEARGALDCLKAVRDVVQVRVFSPTPASRERFAESFRPALDIQAVSSAQEAVQDCDVVICAARSRDESPVLLGEWLPAGATVVSLGSTLPEQREVDPTTMDRAVCIVADMPQEVLHDTGDAIAAISAGVYVADKLVALADLVAGRVSPRQNASDIVLYKSVGSALQDVVIAQALYERAKRQGLGIELPASIVPVSK; translated from the coding sequence ATGGGCTGCAAATTGATCGCGGCCTCCATGCGCGCCCGTTGTGCCAGCTATCTGATCGCCTTGTTCAATCAGAAAACCATGGCCCTCAGTGCGTTGATCGACGGCAACCGGGTCACCGGATTGCGTACGGCTGCAACCGCCGCCCTGGCGGTGGATCTGCTGGCGCCTAAGCGGGCGCTGCGGGTTGGCGTGATCGGTGCGGGGTTCGAAGCGCGTGGCGCGCTTGACTGCCTCAAGGCTGTGCGGGACGTGGTCCAGGTGCGGGTGTTCAGTCCGACGCCCGCGAGCCGCGAGCGCTTCGCCGAAAGTTTCAGGCCTGCCCTGGATATCCAGGCGGTCAGCAGTGCGCAAGAGGCGGTGCAGGATTGCGATGTAGTGATTTGTGCCGCGCGCAGTCGTGACGAATCTCCTGTGTTGCTGGGGGAGTGGCTGCCTGCGGGCGCTACGGTGGTGTCGTTGGGCTCCACCTTGCCCGAGCAACGGGAGGTCGACCCGACCACGATGGATCGAGCGGTTTGCATCGTCGCCGATATGCCGCAAGAAGTGCTCCACGATACCGGTGACGCCATTGCTGCGATCAGCGCTGGTGTGTATGTCGCCGACAAATTGGTCGCACTGGCGGACCTGGTCGCGGGCCGTGTCTCGCCGCGTCAAAACGCAAGCGACATCGTCCTCTACAAATCGGTGGGCTCGGCGCTGCAGGACGTCGTCATTGCCCAAGCGCTGTACGAGCGCGCCAAGCGACAAGGCCTCGGTATCGAGCTGCCCGCCAGCATCGTTCCTGTCTCGAAATAA
- a CDS encoding EthD domain-containing protein: MIKILAAVRRKPGMTHWEFLDYIEHEHGKIAKAKPLGVKRYVQNHVIDSAFGVDTDTAYTQTFHRDSITELFFDDMPGLIQTFSDPYTQQTTGPDAENFADLSKQVAQLMDEVETSTGGTAPLECKAMIFIKKHPAVTLETFFSAWDLAHDTLSDQQPEFQQALRRHVRSKYLPEGDRVTAYFGPEVAVYEGVSSMWFENEADLSVFRQYQRALFQQLSDEGVAASSESFFVYVKEVVILEL; the protein is encoded by the coding sequence ATGATTAAAATTCTAGCCGCTGTACGCCGAAAACCCGGAATGACCCATTGGGAATTTTTAGATTATATCGAGCACGAGCATGGAAAAATCGCTAAAGCCAAACCCTTAGGGGTCAAGCGATACGTGCAAAATCATGTTATTGACTCCGCCTTCGGCGTTGACACCGACACTGCTTACACCCAAACCTTTCACAGGGATTCGATCACTGAATTATTCTTTGACGACATGCCAGGTTTAATTCAAACCTTCAGCGATCCCTACACCCAACAAACCACTGGGCCTGACGCAGAAAATTTCGCTGACCTTTCCAAACAAGTTGCTCAACTGATGGATGAAGTAGAAACATCCACTGGCGGTACTGCGCCTCTTGAATGCAAGGCGATGATCTTTATAAAGAAGCACCCGGCGGTGACGCTGGAGACTTTTTTCAGCGCCTGGGATCTGGCCCACGACACCCTGAGCGATCAGCAGCCTGAGTTTCAACAGGCGCTACGCAGGCATGTTCGCTCCAAGTATCTTCCCGAGGGTGACAGGGTGACCGCTTATTTCGGACCAGAAGTAGCCGTCTACGAAGGCGTTTCCAGCATGTGGTTTGAAAACGAAGCCGATCTTTCGGTCTTTCGTCAGTACCAGAGAGCCCTGTTCCAGCAGCTTTCTGATGAAGGGGTCGCAGCGTCGTCCGAATCTTTTTTCGTCTACGTTAAAGAAGTCGTCATCCTGGAACTCTAG
- a CDS encoding LysR family transcriptional regulator, which translates to MLDPIAQPAATALTIVDPRWALFVQVAAAGSLSKAAVLLDMPQSMVSRGIAQLETQCGERLFHRTGRGVVLTEFGEQLLPCVSGLLADAEGLADDIRNRRGKPVGEVVVGMLPSAVRRYAGTLFAAVQAQMPGVRLHLIEGASAQLEEQLHDGRLDMALVLRENEASIGEAYLLARLPLHLVGPVTDPVFDHPDIPLKQLSGLPLVVPGRPHLLRARLDHLANEHGVELCVAVEADSVQLQYEVVAAGGGYAIASVLPGSLDNRLMSSRIVAPVLERFVVLAESPRRPVTRASREVRRLICNLAMPSI; encoded by the coding sequence ATGCTCGATCCCATAGCGCAGCCTGCGGCCACTGCTTTGACAATTGTCGATCCCCGTTGGGCGTTGTTCGTCCAGGTGGCGGCGGCGGGCAGTCTCAGTAAGGCGGCAGTACTGCTGGATATGCCTCAGTCCATGGTAAGCAGAGGCATCGCCCAGCTCGAAACCCAATGCGGCGAGCGTCTGTTCCATCGCACCGGGCGAGGGGTGGTCCTGACTGAGTTCGGGGAGCAACTGCTGCCTTGCGTATCGGGTCTTCTCGCGGACGCCGAGGGCCTTGCCGACGATATTCGCAACCGGCGTGGAAAACCGGTGGGCGAAGTCGTCGTCGGCATGCTGCCTTCTGCGGTACGTCGGTATGCCGGTACACTTTTTGCGGCCGTGCAAGCCCAGATGCCGGGGGTGCGATTGCATCTGATTGAAGGTGCGAGTGCTCAGCTCGAAGAGCAGTTGCACGATGGTCGTCTCGACATGGCCTTGGTGTTGCGCGAGAACGAAGCCAGCATTGGCGAGGCGTATCTGCTGGCCAGGCTGCCGCTGCATTTGGTAGGGCCTGTCACCGATCCAGTCTTCGATCATCCAGATATCCCATTGAAGCAGTTATCCGGATTGCCGCTGGTGGTGCCAGGGCGCCCCCATCTGCTCAGAGCCAGGCTCGATCACCTGGCGAACGAGCATGGCGTGGAGCTGTGCGTCGCCGTGGAAGCCGACTCTGTCCAGCTCCAGTACGAAGTCGTGGCGGCGGGTGGGGGCTATGCGATTGCCTCGGTGCTGCCGGGCTCGCTGGATAACCGACTGATGTCGTCGCGTATCGTCGCGCCCGTTCTTGAGCGCTTTGTCGTGCTCGCCGAGTCTCCCCGCCGTCCGGTCACTCGTGCCTCCCGTGAGGTTCGGCGGTTGATCTGCAACCTGGCCATGCCATCGATTTGA
- a CDS encoding ABC transporter substrate-binding protein, translated as MRLVLNARFYDRMGRMSHLATRRYQRTLIALWVTGLAMVAANATQAADSGVAGGATASYSIAFSNSYAGSDFRKVMVRNWQEIALQAQKDGLIREAPVVSANNSASEQAAHIQDLVVQGVNAIVILAASDTALNGVIRDACNAGIVVVVMASLVTERCVYTVDYNWSAMGRVEMDYVAERLKGHGTLLEIRGIAGDATDQNISDGIRKAASDYPGLKFAKTVYGNWTASVARKEVALALPSLPSIDAVATQGGDGYGAAMAFKAAGRPLPIIVMGNRQDELALWKQERDANGYETVSVSASPSVSQVGFWVAQQILAGKQVPKFVEVPLVRIDAKDLDAWLATMPVGGAANPLYSQASVAAMIDAATNNTAPPTPLPEVTKQ; from the coding sequence ATGCGTCTAGTTCTTAATGCCCGGTTCTATGATCGGATGGGCCGGATGAGCCATCTGGCGACACGTCGATATCAGCGGACTTTGATCGCCTTGTGGGTAACCGGGCTGGCGATGGTGGCGGCCAATGCCACCCAAGCTGCCGACAGCGGCGTCGCCGGCGGCGCTACCGCAAGCTATAGCATTGCTTTCAGCAACTCCTACGCAGGCAGTGATTTCCGCAAGGTGATGGTGCGCAACTGGCAGGAGATTGCGCTCCAAGCGCAAAAGGATGGCTTGATCCGGGAGGCGCCGGTGGTCAGCGCGAATAACTCGGCTTCGGAACAAGCGGCCCATATCCAGGACTTGGTCGTTCAGGGCGTCAACGCCATCGTCATCCTGGCCGCGTCCGACACGGCCCTCAACGGGGTGATCCGCGACGCCTGCAACGCCGGCATCGTGGTGGTGGTCATGGCCAGCCTGGTTACCGAACGCTGTGTCTACACCGTGGACTACAACTGGTCCGCCATGGGCCGCGTGGAAATGGATTATGTCGCCGAGCGCCTCAAGGGCCACGGAACACTCCTGGAAATCCGCGGGATTGCCGGCGACGCCACCGATCAAAACATCAGCGACGGCATACGCAAGGCCGCCAGCGACTATCCGGGCCTGAAATTCGCCAAGACGGTCTACGGAAACTGGACCGCATCGGTCGCACGCAAGGAGGTGGCGCTGGCGTTGCCATCGCTGCCCAGCATCGATGCCGTCGCTACTCAGGGTGGCGACGGCTATGGCGCGGCCATGGCGTTCAAGGCGGCGGGACGCCCTTTGCCGATCATCGTGATGGGCAACCGCCAGGACGAACTGGCGCTGTGGAAACAGGAACGCGACGCCAATGGCTACGAGACCGTCTCGGTTTCCGCTTCCCCGAGCGTTTCCCAGGTAGGTTTCTGGGTGGCCCAGCAGATCCTGGCGGGCAAGCAGGTGCCAAAGTTCGTCGAAGTGCCGCTGGTACGTATCGACGCGAAAGACCTGGACGCCTGGCTCGCCACGATGCCGGTGGGTGGTGCCGCCAACCCTTTGTACAGCCAGGCTTCCGTGGCGGCGATGATCGACGCGGCCACCAACAATACGGCGCCGCCGACGCCTTTGCCGGAGGTTACGAAACAGTAG
- the gcvA gene encoding transcriptional regulator GcvA — protein sequence MRDLPPTATLRAFEVATRHATFTAAAQELHVTQSAVSHQLKHLEALWGLQLFERGKSLSLTAAGATLAPIVREFFMSLEATLGDLREQKGRVRLEVSTTYSFALKWLLPRLPGLSRQHPELLVSLDTSDKIIHFSNAQADVAIRLGKGIYPGLHSEFLFGEQVFPVASPDLLQRFGTPRSPAELLHYPLLNRDGAEMVPKWEDWFQKVGLEFLPLKESVRFGDTNMTVEAALLGQGVALVRSGHVETEISDGRLVRLFDVPFPSPLAYYFVCPRGIESQPHIVNFRQWLISEALKVQRAYG from the coding sequence ATGAGAGATTTGCCACCGACCGCGACGTTGCGCGCCTTTGAAGTAGCCACACGGCACGCGACCTTTACCGCCGCTGCGCAGGAGCTGCATGTCACTCAAAGTGCAGTCAGTCACCAGCTCAAGCATCTCGAGGCCCTCTGGGGATTGCAGTTGTTCGAGCGTGGCAAATCATTAAGCCTCACGGCAGCGGGAGCTACCCTGGCACCCATTGTCCGGGAGTTCTTCATGAGCCTGGAGGCGACCCTGGGCGATTTGCGTGAGCAAAAAGGCAGGGTCCGACTCGAAGTCAGCACTACGTATTCCTTCGCTTTGAAATGGCTGCTGCCACGCTTGCCCGGTCTGTCCCGACAGCATCCCGAATTATTGGTTTCGCTAGACACCTCGGACAAGATCATCCACTTCTCCAACGCCCAAGCCGACGTCGCAATCCGCCTTGGCAAGGGCATTTACCCCGGCCTGCACTCAGAGTTCCTGTTCGGCGAGCAAGTGTTTCCGGTGGCAAGTCCCGATCTGCTGCAACGCTTCGGGACACCGCGCAGCCCGGCCGAGTTGTTGCACTACCCGCTGCTGAACCGCGATGGCGCCGAAATGGTACCGAAGTGGGAGGACTGGTTCCAAAAAGTCGGATTGGAGTTTTTGCCGCTCAAGGAAAGCGTCAGGTTTGGCGATACCAACATGACGGTAGAGGCCGCTTTGCTCGGCCAAGGCGTCGCCCTGGTACGCAGCGGGCATGTTGAAACGGAAATCAGCGATGGCCGACTGGTGCGGCTGTTCGATGTGCCCTTCCCATCACCGCTTGCCTACTATTTCGTCTGCCCAAGAGGCATCGAATCGCAGCCGCACATCGTCAACTTTCGCCAGTGGTTGATCAGTGAGGCACTGAAGGTCCAACGCGCTTATGGCTGA